One Streptomyces sp. CG4 genomic window, AAGTCCAAGGTGCTGCCGATGCTGCTGTTCACGGTGATGTGCGTGCCCGCGGCCATCATGGTGGCCGTCGCGGTCGCCACCAAGGCACACGAACTGCCGGTGGCCTACACCCGCTACGCGATCATGATGCAGGCCGTGATCAGCCTGTACGTCGCCGCGCAGGCACCCCAGGCCGTCTCCCGCGACCTGCGCTTCAAGACCGTGCCGCTGTACTTCTCGCGGCCCATCGAGACCGCCGACTACGTCCGCGCCAAGTTCGCGTCACTCGCCTCGGCGATCTTCATCCTGACCGCCACTCCCCTGCTCGTGATGTACGTGGGCGCGCTGCTGTCCAAGCTGGGATTCGCCCACCAGACGAAGGAATTCGCCGAGGGACTGGTCTCCGTGGCGCTGCTCTCCCTGCTCTTCGCCGGCATCGGCCTGGTCATCGCCGCCGTCACCCCGCGCCGCGGCTTCGGCATCGCCGCCGTGATCGCCGTGCTGATCATCTCCTACGGCGCGGTCAGCACGCTGCAGGCCATCGCCGACGTGCAGAACCACACCTCCGCCATCCCGTGGATCGGCCTGTTCTCGCCCGTCACGCTCATCGACGGCGTCCAGTCGGCCTTCCTGGGCGCGACCGCCCGCAACCCCGGATCGATCAACCCGTCGGCCGGACAGGGCGTGCTCTACGTCGCGGTCGTGCTCGCCCTGATCGCCGGCAGCTACGGCCTGCTGATGCGCCGCTACAAGAAGGTGGGACTGTGACCACGCTCAGCATCGACCACGTCTCCCGCTGGTTCGGCAACGTGGTCGCCGTCAACGACATCACTATGACCATCGGCCCCGGAGTCACCGGCCTGCTCGGCCCCAACGGCGCCGGAAAGTCCACCCTGATCAACATGATGGGCGGCTTCCTGGCTCCCTCCACCGGCACGGTCACCCTCGACGGACAGCCGGTGTGGCGCAACGAGAAGATCTACCAGCACATCGGCATCGTCCCCGAGCGCGAGGCGATGTACGACTTCCTCACCGGCCGCGAATTCGTCGTCGCCAACGCCGAGTTGCACGGCCTCGGCGCCAAGGCGGCGCAGAGGGCACTGGCCACGGTCGAGATGGAGTACGCGCAGGACCGCAGAATCGCCACGTACTCCAAGGGCATGCGACAGCGCGTGAAGATGGCGAGCGCGCTGGTCCACGACCCCTCGCTGCTCCTGCTGGACGAGCCGTTCAACGGCATGGACCCGCGCCAGCGCATGCAACTGATGGACCTGCTCAGGAAGATGGGCGACGAGGGCCGCACCGTGCTGTTCTCCTCGCACATACTCGAAGAGGTCGAGCAGCTCGCCCGGCACATCGAGGTCGTCGTCGCCGGACGGCACGCGGCCAGCGGTGACTTCCGCAAGATCCGCCGGCTGATGACCGACCGCCCGCACCGCTATCTGGTGCGCTCCAGCGACGACCGCGCGCTCGCGGCCGCGCTGATCGCCGACCCCTCGACGGCCGGCATCGAGGTCGATGTGACCGAGGGCGCGCTGCGCATCCAGGCCGTCGACTTCGGCCGCTTCACCGCCCTGCTGCCGAAGGTCGCCCGGGACCACGGCATCCGGCTCCTCACGGTCTCGCCCTCCGACGAGTCCCTG contains:
- a CDS encoding ABC transporter ATP-binding protein yields the protein MTTLSIDHVSRWFGNVVAVNDITMTIGPGVTGLLGPNGAGKSTLINMMGGFLAPSTGTVTLDGQPVWRNEKIYQHIGIVPEREAMYDFLTGREFVVANAELHGLGAKAAQRALATVEMEYAQDRRIATYSKGMRQRVKMASALVHDPSLLLLDEPFNGMDPRQRMQLMDLLRKMGDEGRTVLFSSHILEEVEQLARHIEVVVAGRHAASGDFRKIRRLMTDRPHRYLVRSSDDRALAAALIADPSTAGIEVDVTEGALRIQAVDFGRFTALLPKVARDHGIRLLTVSPSDESLESVFSYLVAA
- a CDS encoding ABC transporter permease, translated to MAVDQPLTTPASDQTRIHDIGYRGYDGPRLGRAYARRSLYSQSLRGAYGLGRSAKSKVLPMLLFTVMCVPAAIMVAVAVATKAHELPVAYTRYAIMMQAVISLYVAAQAPQAVSRDLRFKTVPLYFSRPIETADYVRAKFASLASAIFILTATPLLVMYVGALLSKLGFAHQTKEFAEGLVSVALLSLLFAGIGLVIAAVTPRRGFGIAAVIAVLIISYGAVSTLQAIADVQNHTSAIPWIGLFSPVTLIDGVQSAFLGATARNPGSINPSAGQGVLYVAVVLALIAGSYGLLMRRYKKVGL